In Miscanthus floridulus cultivar M001 unplaced genomic scaffold, ASM1932011v1 os_1394_2_3, whole genome shotgun sequence, the sequence CACATGCATAGCACATTCTTTAAAAAATGTGCTTTATATTAGCAAAAGTTAGCTCATTCTAATGCATAGTTAAGGTTGTTTTAAAGTACTCTTTTGGGGCATAAGCATTAGTTGATTTTGTCTGTCATTGATTAACAAGTAGGAAAATTAAGCACTAATACCAAATACTAAAGTTGAACACGGGGAGTTCCAGGGGGTGTCAGAATATCAATTGTGCACACATGCCACAAGATCCCACATAGCAAATATCAGAAATATTTAGATTAATAAGTATTTTTTCTTACAGTTTTCTAAGTTTGTTGGCAACAAAGGGAAATCAAGACGGTCTGGCGTCCGGGTGCGTTCTAGAAAGGTAAATTCAGTACCTAACTAATCTTCTTTTTTGTTTGTCACCATGTTTACTAAATTCAGTAGCTTAACTGgaatttttatattatttttttgcatCGATTTTCAGATTAACAGAACTATCAGAGGCAGGGGTAAAGGGAAATCAAGTGCTGCTGCAAGTACATCAGAGAGAGCATCCTCTAGGTTCAATAGTAAGTATTTTGGAGAGATAATTATGAAATTGGATGAGCGTAAGAAGAAGATTATTCGGGATCACGGTTTCGGTACCTTGCTAGAGTATGATGGTTGTTCTGCACCTAGAGGCTTTGTGCAGTGGATAGCAGATCAAGTTGATTTGAATTGCTGTGACATAGTTGTTGGAGGGAAAGTGATCCCATTTTCTACAGAGGCAGTTCATCTTTTCTTAGGCCTTCCAATAGGTGGTGAAGACATTAGGGAAAATCATAATGACTCTGCAAAGACCAAGTTTCTTTCTGAAATCGATGAGGCTTCTCTGCCTCTGATCAAGACCTTTGGCGAGAAGTTGTTAGGTGACACTTTGTCAGATGATGATGTGTTTCGGTACTTTATGGTTGTTGCTTTGTCCACTTTTCTATGTGCAAACGCTAGTACTCTTCCCAGCCCGCAGTACCTTGGTGCTTTGATTGGTGTATCTAAGGTGAAAGAATGGGATTGGTCCAAGTTTGTGTTTGATTGACTGTTTGCTTCGATTTCAAACTACAGAAAGAAGAATAGAAGCACTATTGGTGGCTACAGATATTTTCTTGCTATAAGTGTTTCTGTATTCTGTTGTTTGTCTTGGATATGTACCCTATTTTAGTGATGTCTTTGAAATCTTTTATAGGCTTATTATCTTGATTTTGTCAACTTTGGAAAACGTAATGAGCTCCCCCCAAATCTGCCAAGGATCCTCTGTTGGAAGGGCTCGATGATTAACAAATATGCTTCTTATGATCGTGTGTCTGGTGAGAAGTATGGAAAGCGCCCGGTAAGTCTTGGTTTGAGGTTTTATAAGTGTTGTCATGTTTGTTTTGTTCTTGTTTAGATTACTGACTAACTAACTGTAATTTTTTGTGTAGGTCAAATCTattgaggaaacttgttatgctgAATCTTTGTTACTGGTTGATGCTTGTGCTTTTAGGGATTCTCTGTATACTAATTGTAGATTATTTGATGAACAAGTAGGTGCCTTGTTCAGTATGTTCATGAGTATTTCATTTAGTTTAATATTTGTGTGGTTTAGTTCATTGCTATTTTAATATGCAGAATCCACAATTTTTGCCATTTTAAATTACTATTAATTTGACATGACAGGACAATGAAGCTTTGTGTGGCATTTTCCAAGAACATCACAAAGCACATGGTTTTAGGAGCCCTGATAAACTTGTCATCTCAATGTTCCAGTACATGAAAAACCGTCATGGTCATGTAGTTGATGATGATCCACTGCCCGAGAATTCTACTGCCGGAATCCCTTCTCCAGCCAATGTTAGTCACAAAGATGATGATGCAATGGCTCATGAATTTGAAGCCCCAATGCCTGCTGCTTCAACTCATATCATTGTGGAAGATGTTTTGGATACCACATTGCCTGCTGCTGGTGTATTTAATGTGGAAGTTGTTGATCCCACAATGGCTGCTGCTACTAAAAATAATGatgaagaagtttctgtgactgaAAAAGTTGATTCAGATAGTGCATACAATGTTTTTGGTAGTGACAATTGTGGTGTTTCTCAGGCAACTGTAATTATTTCTTCCAATAACTCATCAGCTCAAGGTACATAAAGTGTTTTTTGTAGCATTTTTTTAGCATTGAGTTAACTTTGTATCTCTTGTTCATACTCTTATGAATATTTTTGAGGTGCAGATTCAGgtagaaggaagaggaagaggaaaaacTATGCATCACAAACTTCCACTCCTAATAGTGGAGCTTCTAGGACTCGATATGGACTATCTCAAGGTCTTGGAAAATCCCCTCTCAGTTGCAGAAAAGATGATTATGTTGAGGTCAATGTTCCTACATCTTATtcattttccttttgttttgtatTTTCTAAATTGATGGATCatgtgcattcaaaattttccttTTGTTTGACATGCTTTTTACTGTAAATGGACATTTGACAACACCAGTGCCCCATTAGATTATATGTATTTATTTGGTTTAAAAAATAGAACAAGTGCTAATCCAATGTACTACTTACAGCCATAACTAAACAAGTAGCTTAGAGTTATACTTCTCAACATTTCACTACTACTGTGCATGAAACTATCTGAATCCTGTTGCATTGCTGTAGTATTTCTATTGTCAAAAACTCTCTGAATATAGTTATACAACTGCTATGTCTGAAACTCTCAATTTTTCAATCCTTTACAAGTTTGCTAATTGCTGTTGTTGCATTGCTGTAGTATTTTGTGTTTAATACCATGAAGGGTTCTTGCTACTGCATACTGTAGCAAAGTTGTAGCTGCACCATTCTGTTTGATTGTATTTGTAGATCAGCAATCTGGTTTCTTGCTTGATTTCTTCCAGCGGTACACATGCAAGGTGCCTTTTTGGCTGATTTTTTTGCTTCAGCAAGTCATTGTTGCTTCTCATGTAAAGAGTTCAATTTTCACTTATATTCAAGCGATTGGCTGGAAGGAATTTCTGCAGATTGAAAAACATATTATTATTAGCAGTAAATAATATGTATTTGTGAATTTTAGGCAAGTGTACTGGATCATGCTGGAATTGGAGGTACAAAGGATAATGCTGTACTTGTTGAAGAAGCCCAAATATTAGCTTCTAAAGCTAGAACCAAACATCCGAAGCTTGAACTAAAAGTGAGTTTCTGTGTTTCGTGGTTTTTTTTTCTGTGTGTGCACCTCACAAATTTTTATTTTCAGCTCTATTCACCATAAGGCTGTGTTTTGTCTTTTGTGTTCTACTATGGATTAGTTGTTTCTGTTAGTAAGTTACTAGCTTGGAGTGGATTATCTAGCTTTGCTTCATAGTTCTCATTGCTAACTAGGAGGCATGCAATAGCTCTGTATTGGCTACATCTGTGGTGAATTTGTATGAAGCATGATGACATTGCCAATTTTTTATTTGTCCAATCAGTCGCTGTCCCTAAGTATTTACTTGTTAtgaacatgtaatgaacatgtttgGGCCCAAAGGACTGTGCTTCTAGGCTGGATTACAGTAGATGTAGAGTCACAGCTGCAGTAGGGCATCAACGAACTGAATAGagacatgtaatgaacatgtctGAGTATTTACTGTTCAGTTCAATGAACTGAACAGTAGCAGATTCTTTTCTTAGTTTGTGTGTATCTGTATCGCCTCTATCCAGCAGTGTTCGATTTTATTTCAGTTTAGTATGTAAAGCACTAGGTTTAGTTTAGATCACATTGGTTTACTGGATTATTGCTTGGATCTTTTTTGTGTGTATTTGCGTCTGGTTTAGTTCAGATCACATTCAGTTTATTTCAGTTCAATTTTATTTCAGTTCaagtattttttgttttttgttggaGCTGACTAAATTGTCATTGTTTAGGTAGGTGAAAGAACTAGTGGAGCTACTAGATCCTTGACCGATATGATTGAGAACACTCCAGGTTTGTCCTGCTCATGAAAAAATGTTTAACAAAATCTATGATACAAACAAGacacatgtttgagcatggtctCTGTGCAGGAGATGCGTCTAGTAGAAGGAATCCTATTGGTTCTCTGAATCAGAGTGATCAAGGTCTTTGTGTAGTGAAGAATGTCCAAAATGCTTCTAGTCCTAATTTGCATGTTTCAGACCCAAAAACAATTCCCTGCCATTCAAAAGAAACTCAACTAGCTGAAAATACAACTCCTACTTTGGATCGTACTGGTTAGTACCTATTTCTAGATTGCACATTTATTAGCAGTAAATCGAAGATTTGAAATACTGCAATTATGGTATTTGACATGTGCAATATCTGTTCTTTGTCACCTGTAAGTTTGAACCTTCTTTACCAATTTAGTATTTGATAAAGCAGGGAAAGCACCTGTTCAGAAACCTTGTATGAAGAATAATGCTCCCTACTTTAATAGTCCTAGCATGCCATCTTTTAGAATgtttgatgatgaggatgatttaGGAAATTATGTTGAAGATCCTAAACTGAGGCATCCTGTCGGTCCAGTATCTGGTACAGCTTGTACTTTAGATGATAATCTTCAAAGAGAAGCCCGAGTGCTACCTTCTAAAGCTGCAACTACACATCAGAATGTCCAACTAAATGTGAGTTTTGTATTTTCTGGgtttttttgtttgaagtcatagaacaaaaaaaaagagTTTCTTGTAACTTGTCTTATTGTACTAACACTTGAGTTACTTTCACTCTTTGATAGGTTCAATCCGAGAGTAGCTTCTACTTCCAATTTTGCCCTGCATCAGATGGTTGGACGTTTGTTGACCGGATGAGGTCTAATCCATTTGGTGGAGGCGGTAATGTGAGTAATCAGGAAACTGTTCAGACCGAAAGAAATGACAATGTTGAAACTGCAAGCTTGTTTATTAGATTGGATCAATTTTGTATTGTGACATATCTTGTGACCTCTTTTCTATAACTAATATCGTAGTATTTCTTGATTAGGACCTTGTGTGAATGGAGTCTTTACCTTTTACTGAGACTCCTGAAGAATCAATTGCTATTGTTCCTCTAGCTGCAATCAGCCCTTCTGGAGTACACATTGACATTGTAAAATGGGATTTGTAGTTTTACCAATTTGGAACAATTTGTTAGTAGTTGGGGCTGCTCTCAGTCATGTAATAGCTAGTACAAGTGCTCTCAGTCATGTAGTATCGATACTCTAGTGTACCTTAGCGGTACTAGTGGGGTATATATTGACAATGAAGGCAATAGAAGCATTTCTATTGTCCCATTCTTTATACCTCTATTATGTCAATTTTAAATCAGACATAATAGAGGTACCTATTATGTCAATTTTTAGTTTATGATTTTTGAACAACTTTATGTTTTTTTCTTGATTTTGCAGGCACCTACACCTCTTCCATCCCATCGAAGTGGGACTTCTGTTTCTGCAAAAAGTATGGGAAGCAATGGTTTATCAGACGACTCTGAGTCCTTTtcaaaccaaggtccttggtCCTCTTTTAGTGCAAAGTTGGCTGTTCTTCGTCCTAGGAGGACAGTGTTCCCAAGCAAATACAAGTTGAGCCCTTATATGATGCCTCATTCGAAGATAACAGTCTCCAGACTTGAAACTGACATATATGAGGTTATTTTGAAGATGGCAGAAACTGAACATTCCAAGTAAGTTTTCAATGTTTACAATGTCCTTACCGTTTTCACCACTCTTGAGTACACTTGAATCAAGTAATTATGAATTGTTTTCACTTGTCTCAGTCTTGCAGTAATCGATTATGGGCAAGTGGTTGTGAAATTAAGTGCACTTGCAAGTTCTCTTAAGCCTCAAGGAAAGGTCCATTACTTTGTAGTGAATGCTTTGTGCAGATTGTTATTCCATAGGAAACACCCTAAGAATTCTTACAAGAATTATTTCTTCTCTAAAGTTGGTGTAAGTGTCAtttgtttctcttttttttctcaattacatgtggtaactatatcaaataaaataatattgaCCAATCTATTTTTGTAGGACTATTTTATTGGAAATCACGGTCCTAATGATAGCAAGGAGAAGGAGCTATATGATAATGCAGTGAAATGCTTTAAGGGTGCTGGTCGTGCAAGGTCATTAGCAAACAACCAATATGTGAGTAACACATTCTTTTAGTTTTTTTAAGCTTTAGcacatatgttgtgtgcattgcAGTTGTGCTAATAATCCCTTCTTTTTCATTTTGTGTTATTTTGTcagctttattttccaattctcttccATGATCGGTGGTATGTGGTTGTTGTGTATATCACTCGAAGATTGATTGTAATCTTGGATTCCTGTACTCTACATTTTGGAGCAGACTCACATTTCCATAAAGCTGTCCGTGATGAATTTGTAAGTGGTAGCAGCACATGGATTCACATTATTTTGTTTGAATGCAATGTGAAATTTTGTtcaaataagaaaaaatatatatatctgCACTCTAATTATTTCCTCTACCTGCTTTTAGATACCAAACTTGACCACAGTctggagtgaagttgttcaaattGACTTTGGGTTCCATGGATATGAAGTTATCTATGCAGATGTACCTCAGCAGACTGAGAAGTAGGTAGTGTAcagtctttatttatttatttttagatCATATCATTTTGTGTGGTGCTTATAATATTCTGTCTTGTCTTTCTCATATCTTGTTTCAGCTTTAGCAATGATAGTGGTATCTTTGCGATGAAGAATCTAGAGCTTTGGGAGCTAAATGTCTATTTGATGGACAAGTTTTGTGAAGCTGATATTGGGCATCTTCGTATCAAGTACATCAATGACATGATTTTCAATGAACACAATAGTTCTGAAGATGGTCGATCTAAAGTGATGAAATATGATGCTGAGGTAGTACTAGTTGCAATGTCACTTTGGGTATTGTTCCATCATGTACTCAATTGATTTttgtttctaatatttttttctcaggtcTACGAACAGTACTATAAGAGAGCATGACCTGTGTGTTGTGTTTGGATCTTGTGTTTAGGTTCCTGTCATGTAGTGTGTAGGTTCATGCTATGAGTGCATGGTACTTTGTAAAGAAGCAGCTACGTTGATGAGAATAGTTGGTGCTGAAATGGTTGTAAATACTAATCTATAGTCAAGAGGCTAAACTAAAGTGGATGATAATATTTGGTTGGATGGTTTGTTTGGATGCTTGATGTTAAATGTTTTTTGAACCATTATTCTAAGTTtatgttcttctttgtttgtttgtTATTTTTGTCCACTATGTGTTAGTGTAGTAACCTTTGATAGCGAAGACAAGGACAAGCTTGAGATTTGTGGAGGTCCCTCTTGTTCTTCTAAAGATGATGTCTGATCCGGTTAGTGTGTGCTTTCTCTGTTATTGTGTGCTCCAAATTATCTCTTGTGACTtgtttgtgctaacacatcttgaaatctgttaattgtgatttgtgtcaacacacaccGCCATGCTCAGCGCTGTCCCAGAGTGCTACTCATGGACTGGAGGAGAGATTGGGTTTGACACCTACTTCTCCATGGCCAGGGGCAATGCCACTGTCCCTGCTATGGAGATGACCAAGTGGTTCGACACCAACTAGTAAGTCCTTTGCTTGCTACTAATGGTAATTTCAGTTTCAGattttgtattgaatattttttCTAACAAACTTTGTTCTACTTTTACAGCCATTTTATTGTCCCTGAATTGGGCCCTAACACCAAGTTCACCTACACTTCTCACAAGGCTGTTAACGAATACAAGGTGGCTAAGGCGGTACGATACACTCATTGTATTTCTGTTATCTCAGTTTAATGTGCTAACCTATTCTCCTAATGTTAATTTCCTACTTGTGTACTTGATTGTCTGATGGTTGCTAATACATTTGTATTTCTTTTGACATCATAATTACCCGATAAATTCATTTGATAGTTTAGCATTCTGGCTTTAGCTAATTGAACCTCAAACTAGTAGCTGATGGTTTTGGATAGCTGGGCTGTCTTGTGGCTGTTGTAGTAGAATATCATGAACTCACATCTTTTAACTCTATTATACTATACAAGAAAGCTGTGTTTAGTATCTATTTATTGATTGCACATTTATAAGTAGTAAATTGCAATAAGCTATAATGGAAATTGCAAGTATCGGGCACCGCAATTGTAATTCTGAGCGTATGCAATATGCTAGCGTTGAACTATTTGCCTCCTTgtcctttgtttattgtgatttgtgctagcacacaccGCATTTTTGTCTTTgtgcttccatagaaaaaaattgtttttgtGATTTGTGTAACACATTTCAAATATTTGTCTTTGTTTTTCTGTAGTAAAAATTGTATTCTGTTTATTGTGATTGTGCCAGCACACACCTAGGACCTTCCTTGTTCTAAACTGTAGCTAATAATGGCATAAATGATCCTGTGATTTCAAATAGATGTTCCCCATCTCTTTATTTTGCAGACTAACTCTTAAATATTAAGTCTTAAGTCACCACAGTCACCATTTGTCTTTATACACAAAACCAACTCTTAAGTCTTACCTTCTATTTTTGCAGACTATGTGAGGGTGCTGAACTATTGGACCTTATTTTGGCCAAGTAAGGAGGCAGATCATGTAAGACCGTACCTTTTTCCTTCCCAGAACTTCCTGTACTAGCTATTTGATCACTACTTCCTGTATCAACACTTAGTAatataagtttactagttttTGGGGTGGCGATTTTGCTAAGACTGGCATTTTTGTAGATGTATTTGCTAGCTCTGATGTGTTTGGCAGCTGCATTTTGTTTTTCAGGTAGACTATATGTTTTTTGTAGGTAGCACTTTATGATTATATCTACAGATCTGTTGTACTGGTTGCTTTTGTTTGTtgccttttttatttttcaaGGACCAAGAGAGTATGGAGTTTGGTTTTTTTTGGGCCTTTTTTTGGGTGGTCCTACTTCTGTTTTTGGAGTGTCATCATTTTCTATCTTTGCCCAGGTGCTTTTGAGAAAATGGTGCCTCTGACAATTGAATGTCATTTGCTCTCAATGTGTAAAGATTATATTTCTTTGAATTTTGGTATATCTAAGCTTGTTTGTAGGTATGACCATTTCAGGTATACTCATGTGAGTGGAATGGTGGGGTCTCGTGTGTTGGTTAGGCCCACTTGCTAACTTTATTTTTTTGGAGCTATTTTTGGCGCTGTCTATAGATCTCGTTTTGCATGCAGTGCTTGTTCATCTGTCAGTGATTTTGTCATTTTTGTGCTAGTTGATCTATATATTCTGCAAGTATGTCTGAATAAGTGAAGGCTAAGTAAATCTGGAAAGTTTTCATCAAATTCTCATTTAAAATTTGTGTAATCTCTTGTGGTGAGACTAATTCACTAGTTACTCTGTTGGTTGCATGCAGGAGAATGTACTTGCTCCCATCTGAAAAAGAACCGAGCTGAAGAGATAGAGGTGACAGGCACTTCGGTTGTCGAACACAAGCTCACAACCATCAGCTAGTGCCGCTGCAAAATTACTTGAAGCCATCCAAATATTGATCTTGGTCAGTCCCTATGCTTCTTTCGTTTGCCTATATTTGTTACACCATTTGTAGGTGCTTACTACATCCAATCTATATATTTGTCCCTCAAATTTTGTGTGTGTGGTTAATGGAGGAGAATGGATAATACTTTATCTATATTCATGACAAGCAGCCAACTCCCAACAGTGTATGATGTCATCAAGTTCAATTATTTGGCTTGGTGGTTATTATTCTTCTTGTTGGTTTCTAAATAAATATGAGCATCCTGTCAACTATCGACTGTGTTCGATATTCTGTATTTTCTAAGATAACATTCATAAGTGTTTTCTGATGAAGATTCTAATTGGGTGCGAACAGCGCAGGGATTTTTCTTGTCTGTTCTGCTTGAAGCTAAAACAACAACATTTTGGTGTGTTCGGTATATTAGTCTTTGTCTGTCCATCCATTTCTTCTGTTTGCCcatcattttttttcattttttaagaTAA encodes:
- the LOC136533987 gene encoding uncharacterized protein, producing the protein MSCGNTSLQRSKAWRRVPTEGCQQAMDDDLFLSDADSGYGESEDDFAMKSEEENNSDSMNVGEDRNPTYDDIDTAEMLKTFKHVQEALSGFSKFVGNKGKSRRSGVRVRSRKINRTIRGRGKGKSSAAASTSERASSRFNSKYFGEIIMKLDERKKKIIRDHGFGTLLEYDGCSAPRGFVQWIADQVDLNCCDIVVGGKVIPFSTEAVHLFLGLPIGGEDIRENHNDSAKTKFLSEIDEASLPLIKTFGEKLLGDTLSDDDVFRYFMVVALSTFLCANASTLPSPQYLGALIGVSKVKEWDWSKFVFD
- the LOC136533995 gene encoding uncharacterized protein, with the protein product MINKYASYDRVSGEKYGKRPVKSIEETCYAESLLLVDACAFRDSLYTNCRLFDEQDNEALCGIFQEHHKAHGFRSPDKLVISMFQYMKNRHGHVVDDDPLPENSTAGIPSPANVSHKDDDAMAHEFEAPMPAASTHIIVEDVLDTTLPAAGVFNVEVVDPTMAAATKNNDEEVSVTEKVDSDSAYNVFGSDNCGVSQATVIISSNNSSAQDSGRRKRKRKNYASQTSTPNSGASRTRYGLSQGLGKSPLSCRKDDYVEASVLDHAGIGGTKDNAVLVEEAQILASKARTKHPKLELKVGERTSGATRSLTDMIENTPGDASSRRNPIGSLNQSDQGLCVVKNVQNASSPNLHVSDPKTIPCHSKETQLAENTTPTLDRTGNYVEDPKLRHPVGPVSGTACTLDDNLQREARVLPSKAATTHQNVQLNVQSESSFYFQFCPASDGWTFVDRMRSNPFGGGGNAPTPLPSHRSGTSVSAKSMGSNGLSDDSESFSNQGPWSSFSAKLAVLRPRRTVFPSKYKLSPYMMPHSKITVSRLETDIYEVILKMAETEHSNLAVIDYGQVVVKLSALASSLKPQGKVHYFVVNALCRLLFHRKHPKNSYKNYFFSKVGDYFIGNHGPNDSKEKELYDNAVKCFKGAGRARSLANNQYLYFPILFHDRWYVVVVYITRRLIVILDSCTLHFGADSHFHKAVRDEFIPNLTTVWSEVVQIDFGFHGYEVIYADVPQQTENFSNDSGIFAMKNLELWELNVYLMDKFCEADIGHLRIKYINDMIFNEHNSSEDGRSKVMKYDAEVYEQYYKRA